GCGCGGCCGGCTGTCGGTGCACAGCGTGACGTTCCTCGGCACGCCCGTCGCCGAGCAGCACGCGATATGGCGCGCGCTCGGACTCACGCGGCTCAGCCTCATCGACTCCCAACTCACCGAACCCGGGCTGCGGCAACTCATCGAGCACAACGGCTACACGGTCGACACCGTCTACCACCTGTTCGAGTCGGGCGCGGGACTGTCCCGTGTCATCGAGAGCGCTGCCGCCGTCGGCGCCCGCGTCGTGTACATGCTGACCGGCGGCAGGGCCGAATTGAGCTGGGAGCACGCGGCCGAACGCTTCTGCGAAGCGGTCGCGCCCTGTGTAAATGCGGCGCGGCAGGCCGGCGTGGCGTTGGCGATCGAAAACGCCTCCGCCCTCTACGCCGACATCCACTTCGCTCACACGCTGCGCGATACCACCGCGCTTGCGGAGATGGCCGGAGTCGGGGTCTGCGTCGACCTGTTTCACTGCTGGGCCGAGGCCGATCTCGCGGGTCTCCTCGACCGCGCATTGCCGCGCACCGTCCAGATTCAGCTCAGCGACTACGTGCTCGGTGATCGCGCACTGCCGGCCCGTGCCGTTCCCGGTGACGGGGCGATCCCGATCGAGCCGTTCGTCCGGCAGGCCCTCGAAGGTGGCTACGCCCACGGCTTCGACCTGGAGTTGATCGGCCCGCGTATCGAAGTCGAGGGTCGAGTCGAGGCGACGCGCCGCGCCTGCGAAGCGGTGTCGGCGATGCTGGAAAGACTTGGCGCATAGGGGATAACGATGGCTTTTGGCGACGGCACCGACGATGCG
The nucleotide sequence above comes from Mycolicibacterium moriokaense. Encoded proteins:
- a CDS encoding sugar phosphate isomerase/epimerase family protein gives rise to the protein MSTVRGRLSVHSVTFLGTPVAEQHAIWRALGLTRLSLIDSQLTEPGLRQLIEHNGYTVDTVYHLFESGAGLSRVIESAAAVGARVVYMLTGGRAELSWEHAAERFCEAVAPCVNAARQAGVALAIENASALYADIHFAHTLRDTTALAEMAGVGVCVDLFHCWAEADLAGLLDRALPRTVQIQLSDYVLGDRALPARAVPGDGAIPIEPFVRQALEGGYAHGFDLELIGPRIEVEGRVEATRRACEAVSAMLERLGA